A part of Ptychodera flava strain L36383 chromosome 11, AS_Pfla_20210202, whole genome shotgun sequence genomic DNA contains:
- the LOC139143944 gene encoding cornifelin homolog: MATDIPLGPVTKQPISANQGQIVIPQKYLPQRQWSTKLVGDCCTDKGLCCKTFCCPCCVVHRIALQVGETENACLLAYCVQGNIWPLRTKLRTMVNIEGSICDDCVSSCFCGYCVACQLSKEADLLEKEGILDFTAKA, from the exons ATGGCTACTGACATTCCTCTCGGTCCCGTCACAAAACAACCAATCAGTGCGAACCAGGGTCAG ATAGTGATTCCTCAGAAATACCTGCCTCAACGGCAGTGGTCCACCAAGCTGGTAGGCGATTGCTGTACTGATAAAGGCCTGT GTTGCAAAACCTTCTGCTGCCCATGCTGTGTGGTGCACCGAATAGCTCTGCAGGTGGGAGAGACAGAAAATGCATGCCTGCTGGCATACTGCGTTCAAGGAAACATTTGGCCGTTACGAACAAAGCTAAGGACGATGGTCAACATCGAG GGAAGTATCTGCGACGACTGTGTGTCTTCATGTTTCTGTGGCTACTGTGTTGCATGCCAGCTATCTAAGGAGGCCGATCTTCTGGAAAAGGAAGGAATCTTGGATTTCACCGCGAAAGCGTAG
- the LOC139143941 gene encoding cornifelin homolog A-like: MLAMSGVILTSQPESINTGKIIIPQKYLPKREWSSKLVDDACTDKALCMSAVCMPCCMVEKIARQVGETENVCFFAYCLQFNIWPLRTKLRTMVNIEGSLCDDWVSSTCCGFCALCQMAKEADLLEQEGILDFNADRALAQIEMSAL; the protein is encoded by the exons ATGCTTGCCATGTCGGGTGTAATCCTGACATCGCAACCAGAGAGTATTAACACTGGTAAG ATCATTATTCCACAGAAGTACCTGCCAAAACGAGAGTGGTCAAGTAAGCTTGTAGATGATGCCTGTACTGATAAGGCTCTGT GTATGAGTGCCGTCTGTATGCCTTGTTGCATGGTGGAGAAGATAGCTCGGCAAGTGGGAGAGACTGAAAATGTATGCTTTTTTGCATACTGTCTTCAGTTCAATATTTGGCCATTACGGACTAAACTGAGGACCATGGTCAACATTGAG GGAAGTTTATGTGACGACTGGGTCAGCTCTACCTGCTGTGGCTTCTGCGCTCTGTGCCAGATGGCCAAGGAAGCTGATCTGTTGGAACAGGAAGGAATTCTGGATTTCAACGCCGACCGAGCCCTAGCCCAAATCGAAATGTCTGCCCTCTGA